The Sebastes umbrosus isolate fSebUmb1 chromosome 1, fSebUmb1.pri, whole genome shotgun sequence genome includes the window CTCCGTACGGCTCCATCCCTCCAGTATGTCTCCTCCTGACAAATGAGGCCGCTGCCTGGCCGCGAGCAGCGGTGCATCAAGGGCACGACAATTACAGATACGGGGACTGACTTCTCTCTCTGCTAACCTGGACTAAATACTCTCAGTCCGTGTGTGTCTGAAAGACGATTATTCTGTAGATGAGAGGTAGAATATCACCTATAGAACAGACAGATTATTGTCTTATCACACTTCATGTACGATGATGGACTCTACATGAAACTTTTCACTGAGATGGTCTCACATTTCAAATCTCCAGAGGGAGTAGATAAGGTGTGAcgtttttattcctgttgaaCTGTTTCTACATCACAATAAATCAGGAGTGAACAggaatatttttgttttcatcagaGAATTGTTGTTGACGTTGTTTGATGTGGTGCCGGCACATCTTGTATCTGTATCTTTGGTTCAGTTTGTCACACTGAGATTCATTGGGGGTGGCAAACagtatacatacattatataacaGTTGCAGTAGTCGAaatttttcttgaaaaattatTTATACTCTCAGAAGATCTCACATTAACCGCTTTAAAGCTAGGgtaatcaatattttgatattaacaaggaatcaaatgacaatgtgtaTGTAACAGCTGATAAAGCCACACATAATTATCAACCAACTCTGCAGTCAATTCAGCTTTATGGAGCATTTatcgtctttcagctcattgttttggttttacagcccaATTTTGCCCCCTGTACGATAAACGATCAATAATGCCCAAAAGTGCCATAATGTACGataatttgaccattttgtATCGTTTACAATCAGTAGTTGGTTTTAGTCTGCACTGTCTCATTTCAGTTCATCTCTCGATGAATCTTACGTCTATGTTTACGCATCTCATCTCACGTGACCTCTTTCCAGCCAATCATGCGCTCTGACATTGATGAACGTGACTTGTGAACATGTCTGTCGCTCTCTCCCCTGTcttgtaatttaattttttaatagtAGGCTAGTAATGACAGATACAGATAAGCACAATAGCTACGGCAGcttgcttaaaaaaaacaatgacaaaattaCAGCTGACAGAAAAAGTTATCAGACCataatggagcatttagcagataAAGAGCCATGAGTTCTCtagctggtggagaccaaaacagagcgaaaaggagagtgaatgttGGAATAATGAATGTTAATGGTGTACACATCTGTTAGATgtttaaataagcaactgtttgctaattTTGCCTTCAGTGTAtgaactttataaggtgataatatgttgATGTTGTGCATTAAATCAGttaatgcagcagcagctccgcGGAATAATCTATGCTTAAATTTTGCAGCAATGTAATAAGTCCCATCATTCACAATGTTGAATTTGAATCACAATACATTAACAGTAGCTCTATCTGTGCTACCACGTTTTAGCATACAGCAGGTTGAATATGGTATTgcaatttgttcaataaagaaATACTATTCAAGCACATCAGATGCATAAAAGATTATGTTAAATTTTCAGCATTTGTTAAAAGTCCcgtaaaaaacacattataaatttaattggaaatcaaaagatacaaataaaccaaaacagacagaaagaaaataacacattagcTACAAATTAGCTATATTCTTATCACTTATTTATGCAGCGACATGCCCGCAGAAAAAAACCATTTTGTTCAGCAGTTATTCCTGTAATATTTCTTAAATATGCTCGTATAAAATCAATGCAATCAGTGAGACTGAGCGAAACGAATGAGTGAGATGAGGAGGGAGTGTGGATGTGGTGGGTGTGAAAACACGGCTCAATGCACAGTgttactgtacatttacatttaatcaaTGCACATCTCCTCGGATGGTTTATTATACTCTCACATTACAGTATATTAACTATATTATAATTAGAATGGtcaatactgtgtatatatactgccttcacaacattaaactgACTATAATGAGATTACACTTCATAGTATATAACCTGATGTAGATGTTAATTCTACAAAAGAGCAAAGCCGCCaagttttttgtcatttttgagtGGTGTCTGGGTTCAATATCTCTATCTTTTATCTTTCTATTCCAGCGTTATATAATGTGCATGCAGCactataaatgtaaatgtatagtTGTCACTCTCATCAATTTAATCTAAGCTCTTAAAATCCTTGTAGTCAAGTTAAATTTTGACATCTCAAACACATAACATGCTGGGAATAAAATGTTTCTAGAAGAACCCTCCAAGCTGTCTGTTTAATTCAGTTATAGTATCGTCATTAACAACCTGACTCACACTTTCGTTCTTTTTCCTTGTTCTTCTGTTAGTGGGGTTAACTATGATAtattacagtgtgttttaagaaagatgaatgtgtgtttgtagatAGAGGTGCATTTAGGTCAGTTGGTGTGTCCATATGGCTTGAGCGTCCATCGACTAGAAGGATTACAATGTGtccccccacacacatactgcacgTTGAGTCTgatgatacagtatgtgtgatggGAAATGTGGTGTTATGTTGAATTATTGACCATTACGGGAAGCCAAACCAGAGAAAATGATGTTCTCTGTGTAGGTGGTATTGCAGTATGTGCGTGGGATTGAAGTGTTATGACACTTCCAAATGAGGCTTCATACCATCGACAGAAGGATTATATAACATTCTTGACACTTGAGCTTATTGCTACAAGAGTATCTGGAAAAGGACTAAGAGAGTAAAAGGTACAGAACTGTGTAGATAAGTGATTATGCACGAGGGATCATACCATGAAATGGGCACCAATAAGCAGCGCTTTCATCCAACAGTTAGCACTAGTTTGTTGAGTCGATACCTTCACTCTGAATTTCTCATCGCTATATTTACTTGGCTACCAGCACCTTGTACCCACGTGTCACAGTTTTCAAGTGTGAAGCAGCGACGTCGCCAGTGAAATGTTGTCACCGAGCTGCCTGAGAAGTAGAAATCTTGAggatttgtctgtctgtcatttTAGAGATGTCTTGAGTCCATCATTTTCCTTAAACTTCTCTCCTTTTTCTTATACTCTTGCAGCTCTCTTTACAGAGGTGCCACACGACATCACGACGCAGAGCGGCAAGGATGTAGAGATGGCTTGTTCCTTCCGCGGGGCGGGCTCTCCCTCCTACTCCCTGGAGATCCAGTGGTGGTACATGAAGGACCACAGAGACTGGCAAGAAGAGTCTGCACAGATCACTAATAATGTAAGCCGCCAGGAAAAACAGGTTGTTCTTCTTGTTGTTTTGATGTGCAGTGAGACTCAACCAGGGGTACATATACCCCAGTGGGAGTATGTGGAAAACTCAATTAACTCAACTAAACACAACtcaaaatatgaattatataaacacaaatatgtggATATATTCTTTTCAACTAAAGTCTTGGGTTAAGGGGAAATAAAAAGCCAGACTGCAAATTGGTGTGATCTGATCTTTAGAAAATTTACAATAACCAGTAACTCATTTACACCTTGTGTTTTTCAATTGAGAGCGAATGAAAACTAGTCAGCAAGCGAGCAAGAAGTTAGCAAAAAATATTGGATAGTAACAAAGTAAAGAATAAACGAATGAAAACGTTCAGCTTCTGCCACTTTGGCTGCATTTACACCAGATCTGGTGGTGTGGCGAAAACGCCTTCCATTAATTTTGAATGGAGGTAGTACGTTTGGGCTGCGACTGCAGCGGTTGCAGGGGgtgcaaagaaaagaaaaataaaccgTGCCCTGCAGcagaaaagtagaaacagaatcgacttttggagaaacgcaacctGACGTCAAAAGACGTTAATCATGGCAGTCAATGAGCCAATAAAGTGTCTCTCCCACACCACCGAACAACCCTGCGGTGAAtcgcctgatctggtgtgaatgcagcttaAGGGGTAACTGCTCATAGTACGAATAGtagaaatgttttattcagcgttcagttgttgttttttacctttatttattcaggttcactgagagcaatgctctcaGTTTCAGGAACGCAGTTCACACAgtaacacattcacacctggtaGCTGCCCactacaaccacagtctgatcagctgttcactgagcagctccactggagcggttgggggcacctcagtggtggtaatgagggaggggcaaacgctgctttttcactttccccacccAGATCCGGTCCGGGGGATTGAACTGGGTGGGTCTCAAGCTCActtctctaacctttaggccAACACTgctcagttgtacttagctccaccctctcgtgtcacttctggttgcaaataaaccaagaaggcgacgcccgaaatgccgaactcaaggcttcaaacggcagtccacaaaccaatgggtgaagtcacagtgactacgtccacttcttatatacggttTATGATCTTACTAAACAATATATTATGTGGTTCCTAGTAAAAAAGGACAATAGAAAAAACTAATTTCCTATATCATTGAGATGCGTATGGCCTATCATAACTAATCTATGACAGAGCTACTTTCTTATACATGGGGGTTTTATTTTACTCAGCAACCCAACGTTCAAcctttctttttattatgtTAAATAGAGTTACAAAGTCCATTTTCAGTTTGACTTTTTCAGTTCAGAACTGCTCGGACTGAACCTAAAGCTTCCTGTATATCAGGCAGAGGGAAATGCAATATTAGCCACAGCAGAAACCCTCTGGCACGGAAACGAAGGGATAATTGCTGATTAGCATTTGCCAGCACTGGGGGAACAGGTTGACTCTCTCCCATCATGGGGGAACTCAGGCTCCCCTGTTGTGCCTCTAGACACTATAATTGGCACTGAGAAAGAAATAGATTTTCAAAATCTCTGTCTGCTCCATGCATAATTCATACCTATGCCCAAAAGAATACCTCTGTGCCCCCGCAtacatacacattcacacacactctccggCTCAGAGGCTTACGTGCTCGGTGCTTTAGAGTGCccgctcatacacacacatatatttaagcatgcgtacacacacacacacaaacatgcataaagCTCAACCACCAGAGAAAATGGTAACTACAAGGAAGCTTTGTTAAGAAAAAGGATTGCTGAAAACATCAAACATGTTTGTCCGCTGCAATGTTTTGCTTTTGCAAGTCAGTGAAATGAGTCATTTTTAGCATGGGATGTTTTTAGAAATGTGCATCCTCGATCAGCCTTCTGTTGCTAATGCATCATCTCTCATCATTTCTGTGCAGGTTGTCGTACCCCTGGAGGAAACTTCCAAAGACGCCACCAAAATTAGTGTGAGTTTGATCTTGCATCAACCGTCAACAAGTacaaagcaaaaacaatatCAAAGCAAACCAGcagatatgttttttattataatgaatATGAACAACATCCAAGCTTTTGcaagatatatttatattatccATTCATGGATGGGTGCTTCATTAACCCTtaaacttctgtattttttaacctggaccccattttcccatgtttttgtgtctaagtgactaatggggaaaaCAATTTTTGACATTGTAACCTGCAGCTGCAAAGCGAGCTGTGAGGGTCAATGTAATGTtacattcactaaaagtgcttgtttttgccaccaacaggctcagattgttattataagtgtctgacaacattattgaaaggaccctacagagaaattaaacgtttttcttaccttttgcttaatccggtctgtttgttattatgTCCAAGTCCctctcaaggagaagtctcgttgtgaaatctgaatatatatatattatgtatactctggctcaaataaatatgggcAGCCATTGatttcaaagacctcatccatgTTGTCGAAAATCacctaaatattcagccatgctATGCTTTTTGTActccaaaacaacaaactctgcccagctggcactcgcgtttccaccatggatgtattcctcTAGTCACATCGCCAGATTTCAAACCGAGTTTTCTCCTTGAGCGAGCCTTTTATCCATAATGGctgacacttataataacaatcagagcctgtcatggcaagaACAACGTAAATGAAAGTGCCAGAGTGCCCCAATAACAACATATTGCAGCCCATGAGCGGCTGCCATCTACAGCACTCTCCCTCATTACttgaccaatttcagaaattgttgtcgctattagtcagttagacacaaaatcatgggaaaataggatccaggttgaaGTTACGCTgttttactgtatgtttacCTTATGGCTTACATCATCTTCTGTCCCCATCAGGTGGTAAAAGTGGCCGGCAGCAACATCTCCCACAAACTCCGTCTCTCCAGCGTCAAGCCGTCAGACGAGGGCACGTACGAGTGTCGCGTCATTGACTTCAGCGGCGCCGTGGCGCAGCAATACCGCGTCCGCGCCTACCTCCAGGTGGAGCCTGAGAGGAGTCAGAGGTCGGACGACGCAAAGCGGCAGGAGGCGGGGCAGCGGTCCCACCAACACCCCCACACtaacccccacccccaccaccagACAGAGGGCagggagctgaagaggagatcAGCTGGCAGCACCACTGACTGTAATGAGAGCTGTGTGCTTTAGAGTGGGCAGTCTGCCCGTCTGTCTGCATGTTAAGAGGGACTGTCATCAACACACACGCGTCACCACGGAGACGTATAACTGGACCCTTTGTGTTTCACCGTTTGTTTGTCTACCTTTAATATTGCTGTTTGGATGCCAATGCCGTTGAATGCCAAGAAAGGGCACgcttttgttgctttttgttgttgtttttattgctttgtTATTTGTCTCTGCTTTTTCCTATTGCATTTATGTTCATGTGACAGTAAGGCTACAATCACAGAGCacttttattgtgttatttcgTCTGTGCAGGAACTTCTCCTCACAGAGTTACATAGCGGTGGAGAGTCAGAATTATCAtggaaattataaataatagaTAGGTAATAGACACAGAAAGGACCATTTCCTTTGCAATGTGCCAGTTTTACTGTCTTTTGCCAAAATGTGTGCCAAAAGCTGCGGTATTTCAATGTAAATGCTTTCTAAGGATAAATAATAGATTAAGCTTTTTTCATTTATCTGATAACTTTGACACtgctttgatttaatttatgtttaaaCACTGTATTTAGCTTTCTAAACCAGAATGTttgtcaaaataataaaaatgtatcctTTCATCACATCAAGATAGTATATAAATTCTTATGTATATTCACACTTGACACTGTAGACTTTTACTCTTATCATTAAATTAAAGTTTACCCTGTGCTTCTTAACCAAACGACTCAAGAAACACAACTTAGTATGTTCATCGCTCCAAtagtttttcatcattttctcaaccacaatataacttttttcatggaGTTTGTTCTCTGAATCAAATTCTCCTCTTGACTGTGTTTGTTCTAAGTGCTGCTGTTTGGTATCTGTTCtgttaaatacattcatttGAAATGACTTTGGTCCTTTTTTTCCGTGATTCTGGTATTCAgtgttgtattttattactGTTATACTGGACATGTTAGTGAGAGCCATAGAGGGAATCTGGTTTGTAGATCCTTATGTGTCCTTAATTTGAACTGTGAGGTAAAAATCCCACATTATGGTGGTTAACTCTAAGGAACGATTCATGGGGTTAGTGGATAACGCTTAAAACAAAGTAGTTtttcagcataaaaaaatgatgttTGTTAGGCTACATGTACGTGTTTTAGTCAGTTGACAACTTATTTTACGAAGTTGATCAAAATAACATTGTCTTAACTTGCAAATATATTAATTTTGAATAAATATTTCTGCGTCCATTTAACAAAAGGAAAGTTAGTGTAACTTGCATATCTATTGAGTTTCAACTCTACATCATTTCAAAGCTAAGGACATGCCTGAATTCATGTTTTGCTGCCAGACCGCATGTTGTTGATGGGAGGACAAGAGACATTTTCTGCGTACCTGCCAAACATAGTTTGAAGTGTAAATTACCTACTGTAGGATGGTAAAAGGTTAGGTAATTCAGTTGTGTGTATTGTACTCCTTTCACACCACTACACATCCTGTTCTGTGTTGCAGCAAGCTACTGTGCCACACAAACAAAACCTCCTACAGAAGAAGCTCTCCAGCTTTGTTTTTAACACTTGTAATTACTGTTCATGGCCAGAAGAGGGCAGCACATCCTCTTACTTCAGGGTAACtaatcacacacatgcatacttgTACTGTATGCCCATAAACACGCCTGTAATTATGGTATAAATATATTCTTTCAAAGAATTGGGCCAGCATTATATGAATTGTACAGAGTAGCACTGCAGCTTGCCATGAACAAGACAGATTACCTAACGGCATCCACAGgcttttcaaatgatgagtATCCAAGGTACAAGAGGAGAAGACGTAAACTCTGAGGTGGAAATATGTTTGAAATTAATACTATATGTCGTTACTATACCTAGAGGCGGATTAAGATGGTCAGATGGCCCCTATAAGCTACTCTTactcatgctttaatgttaccagaaaaaaagtattttagtgCCATGTGTAAAAGCATGCTGGGAATATTACCACACGAACACACTCGGGAAGCACtggcatatacacacacacatggagacaGCCTTTAATCTAAACCTTGAAATATCTAGTCAATTTGTTCTTTCAGCCGTTGTGCTTTCCGATTTTGTGCTCCGTgatcatattttcattttaccgCTATTCTGTCCAGTAGGGACGTATTACTTGAAAACCAAATTGACCTTATGAACCTGGTCAcatcatgtgtttttaatgtttcttaTGTGCCAACAGCGGTAACATTTTTTAACacagtacatttaaataatctGGCCAATCTGGGGCCCTTGCAAACCTGGGGCCCCTTAGGCTGCAGCCTAGGCCAGCGTGTGCGTTAATCCACCCCAGActataaacatactgtatgtgtagtggtATGTGGTGAAACACTAAGACCAGCACGTTTGCTGTAGGTGGAGACATTCTCCATATTTTGCTACTGAACAATTTCGACTTTTAGGGTTGTTGGACTACAGCTATCACTGCTGTCTAACTTGATCTCTTCAGTAAATAATATACTCAGGATTGAACAACTTCACAAACACTGCGGCAGATGCCTCATCATCGTTACTGTAGGTAGAACGTGCAAAAGGTAGATTGTCGCACtaagtgaaaataaaaactcTAAACACATTGCATTTGTGCTCTCAGTCGAACACATTTTGTCCAACAAGGTCAAAGAGAGTGTGAAGACAGACTGACTGTTGACTGGTTGAAACATtctcacaaaacaatgagacatGAGTAACAACTCTTTTAATTGTAGCActgaaaaagtataaaaaatagtaCATAGTACTTAAAATGCTAATCGTCACTTCAGATCACAGCACATATTCAGTTAAAAGTTTTGCATGCATAGATTTGATTAGCCTCAATGAGTATAAAGCGTTCACATTTACATATCTATGGCtctgaataaaaacagatatacaTGAAGCAATATGAATATCTAAAGTATTTGAACAGAAAAAGCCTTTTATGTATTAAACACTGTGCAAAAGAGCGTGCATTCGCTAATCTTTAGATGGCTAAACAGTTAACAGTTCTGACAAAAGAGTAACAGTACTGCCGTCAAATGGACCGTGAAGACTAAAAGGCTTTATTTTCCAATGATAACATTTCTGTAGCCCTTGACGTGACACAACTTGTTGCTGTCGAAGTCGACCACCAGCTTCCTCAGCCCGGAGTGGGTGGGAGTGAAGTAAATTTTCACCTTGGCGTCTTCCCCAGGTCCCACTGAAGAGCTCAGTCTGAaggataaatatttaaatattaagtTTGGGACACACACCAGGAGGGATTTATCACAGCCCTCTGATTGCataaatatttagatgatttattAGCACTGAAATAAGACTCATGACAGTTTTGACTATTTATGGAGACAATGCGAATGGAGCTGCAGTGTTTGACCTCAGCAGAGGACTAAATAAAAGAAGTATGCTTTTATAGCTTTGGCCATTAACAATAGCACAGACCATGAAAATGCATCATGCAGACACATCATGCATTACTCGTGCAGTCAGGATTAAAGTAATTAATCAGCTTCTCCTTACTTTACTCACTGAATGAGATCAAAAGTATACAAATAAAATCATAGAGAGATTATTGTTGAGCAATAACAAGCGATCTCACTACTATTTCATTGCATTCTGTCTAAATCTCATGTCTGCTCCAGTAAACCCCATGGGCTGTATTTTTTCTTGGTGCGGCATCCAGCCACACATCTGGATGCCGCACCAAGACCGAGGCAACCAAACATGAGACAGAATAACACATATCTCAGAGTTTGGAAGTCAAATGGGGAGGAAACATTTCCAATACACACATCTGATGATTTTTAAAGGCCAAAAGAAGCCCATATATAATCTCATTGTGAAAAGGGCAGAATACATGGTGAGCTAGTTTATTGCTCTACAGGTCAGTTGGTGATGTGTGGGAGTAAAGAGTAATAATTTCTAGCTGGATAAGAAGGGACTCATACAACCTCTCAGAGATGACCTGTCCCGCGGTGAGGTTGGCCCCCTCGATGCTGAAGCAGCAGTTCTCCAGCGGCTCTGGCAGAGGGTTTTTGAGGGTGATCTCTGCAGCCAGCTTCCGATTCTCCTTCGGTTCACCCAGGATCTGCAGAGCACACAGTCACATCCAGGTGTTAGTTAATCCTCACAGTGAGGAGTACAATACAGTTTTGTTTGGGCCAAGCTTTGTTAATATGTACTGTGGGAACAGGTGATCCAATACTGTAATCCTGTACTGATGTGACTGTGGTATGATAGAGCTTGTATGGTGTGGTATGGCTGATACTAAGCTTTTAAGATCATCCTCAGACTTGGCCCTTGATATGGTTTTAGTGATTCTTTCACTTAATTTCCATATCGTGATAATagcgtgttaacacaaatttgttttaacgccactaatttctttaacacattaacacaatctaatatttttaggttgtagctcatctttaaagctagagtaaagatactggcaccatatgaaactagaaaacctgaggaatccattggtacaaagcATGTCATTTAGCTTGTTGTAAAAGTaaagctccaaatttacgctaaattttggcgaggaaaaactgtcatggccattttcaaagggctcctttgacctctgatctcaagatatgtgaatgaaaatgggttctatgggtacccacgagtctcccctttgcagatatgtatcatatgaaactaaaaaccttaaggaatccattggtataaACCATGGCATACTAACTtgagacagacatacccacatgataatcacatgcagtttggggcaagtcatagtcaagtcaacacactgacacactgacagctgtcgttgcctgttgggctgtcttatgatttaagcatatattttatgctaaatgcagtacctgtgagggtttctggacaatatttgtcattgttttgtgttgttaattgattttcaataataaatacatacatacatttgcataaagcagcatatttttccactaccatgttgataagagtattaaatactcgacatctccctctaaggtacattttgaacggatttttttctcaactgacagccctagacaTTACATATGAAatcttttggcatcattagtaCAAGTTGTCCCACGTCTGTATCTCTAGTTGGAGGTCATTGTACTCACTCTGACTTTGATTTCAGGATCGTCCAGCACAATGTTTCTCACTGCCAGCATTGCATCTTTGTTGGAGTCAATCAACAGCGCTGCCAGACGGATCAAGTTGTCCTCAGTGAGACGGTCGCCGTACTTAGAGTAGTTCAGCCTCAGTGGAACTCTCCTCTCTGGAAGAAcacattcaatatattcaat containing:
- the vstm2l gene encoding V-set and transmembrane domain-containing protein 2-like protein — encoded protein: MGAFGVVTRILQYVGLYIQLNAALNAGHGEVENHISGNALFTEVPHDITTQSGKDVEMACSFRGAGSPSYSLEIQWWYMKDHRDWQEESAQITNNVVVPLEETSKDATKISVVKVAGSNISHKLRLSSVKPSDEGTYECRVIDFSGAVAQQYRVRAYLQVEPERSQRSDDAKRQEAGQRSHQHPHTNPHPHHQTEGRELKRRSAGSTTDCNESCVL